The Psychroflexus sp. ALD_RP9 region TACTTTTAGACGAATAAATTAAATATTTTGTAACAAAATAATCACCCCGAAATTCGGGGTTTTTTTAATGAAATTATTTCAACAATTTTTAAGTCAATTAACCACAGGATTTACACCAGTAATAGATTCAAAATTTGAGAGACAAGATTATGGTTTAGTAGATTTGTCAGTTAATCGATCTATAAATTTAGAGCATAATCCTATACAAAAAACACAGACTTTTATTAATCAATTTTTAAAGCAAACTAATAAAACCATTGCATTTGGAGGTTACTTAGAACAACGTAATTTATATGATAGAAGTCCACATTTCACTAATCAACTTCGAGATATACATATTGGCTTAGATATTTGGTGTCCGGCAAATACAGCAGTTATTTCTCCACTAAATGCTGTTGTGCACAGTTTTAAAGATAATTGTGAGTTGGGAGACTATGGACCAACCACTATTCTTCAGCACGATTTTGAAGAGATAACTTTTTATACACTTTATGGGCATTTGAGTCGTAAGAGTCTAGACAATATAAAGGTAGGTCAAACTATTACAAAGGCTTCTCCCTTCGCTGAAATAGGTTCTGCTGAAGTTAATGGAAGTTACGCACCACATTTGCATTTTCAAATAATTCGAGATTTAGGTGATTATTTTGGCGATTTTCCAGGTGTTTGCTCTAAAGCTAAGCTTAATCATTTTTCAAATAATTGTCCAGACCCTAACTTGTTGCTGAAGATTTATTAAAATACAGTCTTTAATGTTTACTTTTGTATAACAAATTTAACTTATGTTATCACTCAACATTCAAAATGAAACCTCTCGGCTAACAACCGTGATATTAGGTATTGCCAATTCTAACGGACCAACGCCAAAGATTGAAGATGCTTATGATCCTAAGTCTAAAATGCATATTGAAAACGGAACTTATCCGACTGAAGCAGACATGATTTCTGAAATGGATGAGGTTGCTCAAGTTTTAAAAAAATATGATGTCCATGTTTTTAGGCCTCAATTAATACAAAATTACAATCAAATATTTTCAAGAGATATTGGCTTTGTGATTGACGATAAATTTATTAGAGCTAATATTTTACCCGATCGAGAACAAGAAATCGAAGCAATTCATCATATAATTGACCAAATAGATCCTGAAAAGGTGGTTGTTCTTCCAGAGCATTGTCATATAGAAGGTGGTGATGTGATGCCTCATGGAGACTTCATTTTTGTAGGTACTTATTTGGGTGAAGATTACTCTTCATTTATAACAGCTCGAACCAATACTGAAGCGGTTGCTGCTCTGCAAGAGTTATTTCCGCATAAAACTGTTAAAGCGTTCAATTTGCGTAAAGATAATAATGACCCAAAAGAAAACGCTTTGCATTTAGATTGTTGCTTTCAGCCTGTAGGTTCTAAATATGCTATTATTCATGAAAATGGATTTTTAAATCCAGATGATTTTAACTGGTTAGTGCAATTTTTTGGAGAAGAAAATGTTTTTAAAATTGATAAAGATGAGATGTTTAATATGACAAGTAATATTTTTTCAATAGCTGAAGACGTCGTCATTTCAGACAAAAGATTTAGCCGTTTAAATCAATGGTTAACTGAAAGAAACATTACTGTTGAAACTGTAAATTACAAAGAAATAGCAAAACAAGAAGGCTTGTTGCGATGCTCTACATTACCTTTAATACGAGAATAATATGTCACAAATTACCAATACTGTTTTAATGATTAGGCCTGTTAGATTCAGAATGAATGAAGAAACAGCTGTAAATAATTATTTTCAAAAAAGCACACAAGAACTACAAGCAACAGTTAATCAAAAAGCCCAATCTGAGTTTGATCATTTTGTTGAACTGCTTAAAGGCAAAGGAATTAATGTGATTGTTTTAGAT contains the following coding sequences:
- a CDS encoding peptidoglycan DD-metalloendopeptidase family protein produces the protein MKLFQQFLSQLTTGFTPVIDSKFERQDYGLVDLSVNRSINLEHNPIQKTQTFINQFLKQTNKTIAFGGYLEQRNLYDRSPHFTNQLRDIHIGLDIWCPANTAVISPLNAVVHSFKDNCELGDYGPTTILQHDFEEITFYTLYGHLSRKSLDNIKVGQTITKASPFAEIGSAEVNGSYAPHLHFQIIRDLGDYFGDFPGVCSKAKLNHFSNNCPDPNLLLKIY
- a CDS encoding dimethylarginine dimethylaminohydrolase family protein, whose amino-acid sequence is MLSLNIQNETSRLTTVILGIANSNGPTPKIEDAYDPKSKMHIENGTYPTEADMISEMDEVAQVLKKYDVHVFRPQLIQNYNQIFSRDIGFVIDDKFIRANILPDREQEIEAIHHIIDQIDPEKVVVLPEHCHIEGGDVMPHGDFIFVGTYLGEDYSSFITARTNTEAVAALQELFPHKTVKAFNLRKDNNDPKENALHLDCCFQPVGSKYAIIHENGFLNPDDFNWLVQFFGEENVFKIDKDEMFNMTSNIFSIAEDVVISDKRFSRLNQWLTERNITVETVNYKEIAKQEGLLRCSTLPLIRE